The Xanthocytophaga agilis DNA window GCTTTCTTATTTTCTTATGTAAAGTATTGTCTATTCTGCAACTAGAAGATCCACCAGGTTATTAAGTTTACCATCCATCTCTTCTGCAATATATTGTCCCAGTTCTTTCAACGCCTGTACATTATTAACAGAAGCATTATCCATCTCTGCATTAATATCTATCCCTAATTCAGGATTAACACGCAGATATTGTCCTGCCACTTCCACAGCACCAAAGATCTCTCTTAATTGGTAATCTACCACATCAGCAGAAGCAGAAGCTGTAATATCAATTAATGGACGTGACCAGGAAGCCAGACCCCAGTTTTTAGCATCATCAAACTCATAGTGCAGTTTTGATTTGCCAGTTCCTAATGAGAATATAACCATCCCATTGGCAGTCACTCCTTTATCTGCATTTTCTGGATGACTAAATAATTTTCGGGCCTCTGCATAAGCACATAATGTAGGGTTATTGGCAAAGATTCCTCCATCAATCATAGCATAGCTAACACCTGAAAGAGACTGTAATCTCTTACACTCGAAGTAAGTAGGACTAGCAGCAGTAGCACGTGCAATATCCCGTACAAAGAAGTCTTCAGAAGGTTTAGTTGCAGTATGTTGAGTGAAGAAATGTACTTCTCTCCGTGTAATATCATAAGTTGGTACCAGACAGGGTTTTAGCAAATGACTCAAGTGTAAATCATCGAAGTACTCTTTCAGCAACTTTTCAAGCCCATAGGATGAATATTTTTCATCTATAAGCCCTCCTACTGATAACAACTTATGATCGAATGTCTCTTCAAATATCTTCTTACCAAAACGAAGAAAGATATCAGCCACCTGAGGAGCTGAGAATCTCGCAGTTGTATTTTGAGGCTTGATGGGACTCAGATAGGCACATGCCATAATACCTCCACTACCACTCCCTGCAATCAAATCAAAATAATCAACCAGACGGGTCTCTGAACGTCCTGTTTTGGCTTTCAGTTTCTCTTCCAGAATAGCAAGTATTTGCCCTGGAATTATACTACGGATACCTCCGCCGTCAATAGAAAGAATACGAACGAACTTGCCAGCAGGCTTTCTCATAAGCTATGTAATCTGAAATTAAAGTTTTGCGGTTTGAACAACTCGACAGAGTCAAAGATAGCATATTGTTCCATTAATCTATATAATTACCAAAATATGAAGTAATTAGTAGTTGTAAGGTTTGATTTGATTATTGTTTTTTCTACCCAAAAGTTACTCCTGTAAATAGAAAAAAACCCAGCCTTAGTAGACTGGGTTTTTCGTTAGATAGAAAAAAATCACTTTTTAACACCTGTTATCTTTATAATTGTACACGATTGACAACCTGACCTGCTGCTTTCACTTCGAAAGTCAGGTTTTTTGCTTTTAATTTGCTCAGATCGTACACACGTGTAAAGCTTCCTTTTTGAGTAAGAACTTCAGAGTGAACTGCTTGACCAAATTTATCATAGATTGATACTTCTACTGCATCCGCTGTGTTTCCTACCAGTCTCAATTGATATTTACCTTCTTCCAGAGATTTAAACTCAGCCTTACGTACTGCATTTACAACAGCATTGCTATAGGCTAC harbors:
- a CDS encoding patatin-like phospholipase family protein, which produces MRKPAGKFVRILSIDGGGIRSIIPGQILAILEEKLKAKTGRSETRLVDYFDLIAGSGSGGIMACAYLSPIKPQNTTARFSAPQVADIFLRFGKKIFEETFDHKLLSVGGLIDEKYSSYGLEKLLKEYFDDLHLSHLLKPCLVPTYDITRREVHFFTQHTATKPSEDFFVRDIARATAASPTYFECKRLQSLSGVSYAMIDGGIFANNPTLCAYAEARKLFSHPENADKGVTANGMVIFSLGTGKSKLHYEFDDAKNWGLASWSRPLIDITASASADVVDYQLREIFGAVEVAGQYLRVNPELGIDINAEMDNASVNNVQALKELGQYIAEEMDGKLNNLVDLLVAE